The Antennarius striatus isolate MH-2024 chromosome 8, ASM4005453v1, whole genome shotgun sequence nucleotide sequence TCATCCTGCGGGTGGCGGgcccagacccagacctccacccAGTGATGGAGTTCATAGAGAGGGAGCTGCCCGGTAGCACGCTGAAGGAGAAGCATCGTAACATGCTGCAGTACCAGCTGCCCACCTCCCTCACCTCTCTAGCCCGCATCTTCTCCATGCTCTCAAAGAACAAGGAGCTGCTCAGCATAGAGGACTACTCCGTCTCCCAGACAACTTTAGACCAAGTAAGACAGCTTGAGCAAGAATTCTATCTGCAACTAATGTACCAGATTGTGACTTCAGGCTCATCCTTTCctcattttttcccctccatcAGGTGTTTGTAAATTTTGCCAAGGACCAAAGCGATGAGGACCATTTGAAAGACGTCCATCTGAATAAGCGGGATGCTGTGGTAGTGGACATTTCCCAGCTTAACTCGTTCCTCTTGGACAGCAAGACCAGGGAGAGCTGCGTCTGATTCCACAACATACAGTCAGTGGGAGTTCACCCGCTCTGCCCCCCCAAAAACATATAAAGAATGGACCacaaaccagtgtgtgtgtgtgggggggtgagggactgtattcatatgtttgtatttgtatttttttagtcttttttttaattgttatcaTTTCTCAGTGGACCTGCATTTCAGTGCACAGCCTGAAGAAATAGGCAGAGACTTGCAGGTATAAtgacaaacactgaaaacaatgaaaactcaATGCAAATCAATGcaagaaatatataaatatatttaaaatgaggGGATATTCCTGTGAGGGCTGGGGACTTCACTAGATGGGAAGAAAGAGGGAAAAGAACACTTGAAACAACAGACAGAATTAAGATGCCGTGTCAGACTGGAGATCCTACAGCCCTACAACTCCACGGGCGTCCTTCCATCATCAAGGAAGAATGTGTAGGTTTTTAAATCCATGCTCTGAAAAGTAGTTAGCAGTTGTGTGCGTTCGTGCTACACTGTATCATGAAAACATAgcagtgtaaaacaaaaaaaacaagaaaggacTTCAGATCATTCACTGCCAACTGCTTAAAGATGGACTGACTACTTTTATATGAGGGGGGTCAAACCTCTCATCAGCTCTTCATTACCAAGTGGATTTGTAAtgtaaatggtaaaaaaaaaggatggatttACAACCCAGCTGATCTCAGTCACAAGCATGCAACCAGTCAATCTTTTTTCATTCTTactaatttgatttttttttaggtaatTTCATTCTAAagaaacaaaagtaatctttattttctttttttttatggctaataatttaattgattaTATTTGTCATTCTTAGTGTCCTTGACATTGTCCAACTTTAGTGCCTGTACTGTATTGTGGTGGGAAGAGAAATCAGAGCACtccatttaaaaacaacagcataCGTGGGCTGCCAAAGGAATGTATAAAAACAGATACCATCATgcacaaagcacaaaaaaaacctactgttttgtgattataatTAATCAAACTTGACTGTTACTTTTTCATGTCTTTCGTTGTCGAAaacctacaaaaaaaacaacttgtgatTGCTTGATGTCTGCACATGACGCAGCCTGCTATACTGGCTTGTTTTTACTTGTGCTGCCCTCTTCAAAATGTACCGGAAACAAGAACGGAAGCGGGATTGACTTTTACCAGAACACTGAAGATTGTTGAGAAAAAATTTGTACTTAAGGGACATTGGAAATATAAACTGCATGCTTTCTACTGGGCCAAACATCTGGACTTGTCAGCACTTGAGCATGCCATCAAATCAGCTTGTAAAAGACTGGATGCAACAGAAACGTGCTGCAATGTTACCGCCGCACATTTATATGTGAAGTCTCAATCCAacttctgttgtttttaaaaaagtctgtATGAGCAGATTAAACTGTGGCTCCCACACATGGGGGAGGACAGCTGATGGTAACTTACATGCTATAAAGTGGGTTTATACATGCCTCTTGAGTGGGGCATTGTGGGAGCGTTTAGGCCTGAGCCAATCATCATTGGTGTGGATATTATGTACAGTAGCAGCAGTATCTTTGTGATGTGgagtataaaaacaaaaaaaaatgttaccaGTGGAGTGAGCGAATATTTGTGCCAAATGGAGCTAAATATGTATCTGATTCACCAGCATAATCTTGAAGAGGAAACTcttcatttgtttgtcttttgagtTTAGGTGTGTctcctttgttttcattcagtctttcattttttatttttttttatatttatcttcTGGTGATGTTGccatatttgaatatttttgtgttttgtttattctcaTTGAGCTACATCACTGAAGTTAACTGTAACGCCAGAAACCCAGTTTTAAATGTGAGGTGTTGATACTTCACACAGAATTTCTAAGAGCTCGCCCAAAAAAGCTCGAGTACACGGGGGACCATGCCAATTAGAGTTGTACTTGTAACGCTTTACAGgccaaaaaaaagttcattgcTCAATGAACGTACTGTCATTTCTGGTGCTCTGTGTCATATAAAAACCAAGTAAAGGGTTTTTTCCTTGTATCTCGGGGATCTAATCACTGCTGTGCGGCTTCAGATTTGCCCTTTTTTCTAAATACGAGCACTTTATTATAGACTTCATTGTCGTGTCAGAGATGTAGAAATTAAGCATTTGGGTATGACAAATtaagacatttcaaaaacacttgTCTTCACTGAATATCGCAGATATCGTTCAGACAGAATGAAGCCGCGCCACTGCATGTGTTTGACACTTGAAGTGGAGATTTTGAGTGAAACAGTAAAGCAGAGATGGTAGTGGGAAGGGGAAAGTAAATGCAGGACATGATGGTGACTTTCCTCTACTTGTGCtctaatattattgttattatttgtttacatttttaagtaTTAAACAGCTGTTCTGTTACTCATTGTGTATAGTTGCTCTTTgaattcagaaataaagaagtacatttgaaaaaaaaaaagagactttgGAACATTCATGTCTGACGTGTACAACTGACCATTCACTTGTTTGCACTCCCAGCCCCCACCTCACCCATCCCcctacataaacacacacagactcaaacTGATTGTGCATTTTCTGTTATTCATCACCAAAATGATGGCTGGACGAGCTGTTTTTCTGGGACTTCTGCTCATCTGTGTGATTTcaggtaaaaaataataataaaaattgaaatttctGGTGGAGGGATGTGATAAATCAAGAATTGTATGCTGAAtataccagaaaaaaaacactagtAAAATTGTTTAActgaagggaaaaataaaattaggaaATACTTTTTTCATAGATAATATTCGGTAAAATCACATGTTACTAATTAGATAATCCTGCCTTACAAGAGTTGATTGATTATTATAGGTGTCTAAAGgatctgctaaaaaaaaaaccccccaatatCTGTTATCAAAATGATGGGTCACTGTTGCATGATAACGCTTTCTGTTTATATATCatacaatatgttttatttatgttttttatgttatgtgcTTCTTTTTTAGTTGCTGAGATCAATGGTCAAGTGAGGGAggtaatgtattttaattagagaaatgatatactgtaaatgtaagaCGTGTACAAACCAAACGagtataaaatttttttttattattattattattgttaataattaTACTAAGTAAGCTTCCTCTCACAAGATGAGatatattttgctgtttttttgttctgacaGCCTTCCTGTCCTGACTTGGCTGAGATTAACGCTTGCCCCATGAACCTGGCTCCGGTGTGCGGCACCGATGGAAATACCTACGATAACGAGTGCGCCCTGTGTGTCCACAAACAGTGAGTCCACGCAGCTGCTCCACTCACAGCTTTCACGCTCAAAGGAATATGAATAATGTCGCCCTCTGGTGGTGAAATAGTAGAACAGCTACTGACCACAGCATCAAATTCTAATGTGTGAAAGTTTTCCAGGTTACTGTCACTTGGTCTTCAATGGCGTTCATTAATTAATGGAAATGTCATTGAGAACGTTTCGCGGTAGAAGACAGGATTTGTCAGCTCAAAAAAAGATCCTAAAGCAACGTAATATGAGTAATAAAGtgataaataaaagacattttaataagTTGAATCTTGCTATAGAAATAGGGAGGCAACGAAACTATGAGAAGCATGCAGGGTTCAGTAATAAATAGGTCATCTACAGAAAGAAGCTGTCAGtgatatacagaaaaaaaaataggaaggAATACTTCCATTAAAAGTAAGACGCATAAGCAGAAAATATGAACTGACAGCTAAAtaagagagagagcagaggaagTGAGACGTACTGACCACAAAGCAcgaaaactaaaactaaaaacaagtGACATGTTAGGGAAACTACAAAGTATAATATCTAtcattttttattgaaatatcaaAAATGGCAGTACCTTTGTTATACATGCTTTTGAGTTGCGCACTTACATTATGCTAAATACTTCAGTGTTAGCACGGTTAAatctatcattttattttatttgatgctGCGTTTGAGTGACTGCAATTACAACTTTCTTCCATATTTAAAgacaattactgtatatgtatgatgtgtgactgtttttttttattatcaaaatGTATCCTGCATAAGCAATAAAAGAACAACTGACAGCCATGCTGTGATCTCTCTGCAGGCGGGTCAAGATGGTGATTTTAATAGCCAAGGATGGACACTGCTGAACTGCACCTGGGATGATGTCTCTGCTGCCCACAACAGTCAAAATCTGATTGTCAGCACATGGATTAGTTGGATCCCAACTGTCCAAAATGTTTGtgcttttgaaataaataagaaatatcaTCAGCAGTAAACAACTGTCTAGTGTCTCCTTTTGTTCTCTGATAAAATCTCGCCAAACCTTCTGCTTCTTCTTATCCTTAAAGGAACATCTAACAAATATGTGAATTTTGATACAGTTGCCTAATTTTTaaaacatgctgtttttgtaatgtGGACACAAGAGGAGGTGAATGATCGCTTGGTTGTCTCTGCTGAGAGGCAAATATTTGCACTCCTTATACTGAGTAACATAATTGATCAATAAAGGTAGGTGGGCATGtgtcgtgcgtgtgtgtgtgtgtgtgtgtgtgtgtgtgtgtgtgtgtgtgtgtgtgtgtgtgtgtgtgtgtgtgtgtgtgtgtgtgtgtgtgtgtgtgtgtgtgtgtgaagggcaTAAAAAATCCCAGAGAGATAAAGTATGGAATCCTGCGGTCAAACATCAATGTGTGAGTCACATGGTTGCAACCAGGAAACAGAAGTGCTATCAGTCTAGTCATTTCCTCAGTCCCCTGCTCCAGAGAAGAAACAACACTTTGAATGAACACCTATTAACAATGACTGGAGTTCCAGGAGAACAGGTGTAAGTATGAACTGTCAATATTCTGCTGGAATCATGTTGCTGCAATGCAATATGTTGCTATCAGCCGTAAGTCTGCAGTTATAGATTAACAGCCTGATTGTAGCAAGTTTTGCTGAAGACAGAACAGCAATAAAGTTAAAACCAAGCTTATTGCTGCTTTATACAGTGGCTTTCACTGATCATTTCAGTCCATTTCAGTGATGTCAGTTTACTTTCATTTTGTTCCCTCCTTGTTTTGAACCTTTAAAATTCACGCCGGTTGTATCAAATGTACGTTAGATCTTGTGTATGTTGTCATTGCTTCTCCAGGGTCCCTACAGTTCAGGACTGTCAGAATGAAATTTCGGTGGACCTCTTCCTACATTTTTCACTCATACCAGCGGTGAGTGGTCTATCTGTGTGACCCACATAGTAGAAAATAGAAAGAAGCACTTCAAAACCATGGATCTCTAGAACATTGAGGCAAAACAATTTTTAGATTTTGAGTGTTTCAGGTAATAAAGAGGGAACAGGTCACAAAAcaataactttgtatttatcCACTCACACCTGTAGAAATGGAAAGATTAAAGGTAAAGTTGTGTTAACATCTTATCCAGTCAGTGCTGGGTTTTGTGAGATGTCGCTTACACTGCAGAGCAACTGTGGAGTCATTAAAGGTTACAATGAATGAGTCTAAGGCATCTGGCTGAGGGGAGAAGATGGTGCTCTCAGTAAAAGGACATGGATGGCTCTATTGAATTTTAAGGATACAATTAAAGAAAACACTATTTTGGATAGATGGGTGTTTACTTTTAAAAGATATGTGAAAGGatggtgaggaaaaaaataaatatcataaataaGAAAGACACACCCTTTTTTAAGTGActtcttcatttatttcctcttttattccGTTGCATTTATGCAAACAAGCACAtctaaatgtgtaaatatattcTATTGTCTTCCAGGTATTGATCACAGGTGTGCTGTCATTCCTCcagaaaagaaacaagacacTGGCTATTGATCACAGACTGCCTTTTCTGGGAAGACGTTTTGCCATTGTTGTGTAAGGCAATTAGAAAGTATCGAAAACTTAAACATCTgcaaaaaatagcaaaaatcagaatcagaagaaaaatgtatatatatgctGTGTgtagcaaaaataaaacactagaGTCAAATATTTGTCAGATGCCTCAAAATATAATGAAGTCCTCCTTGAATGAGTGATgttttgttgctatggtgacccAGACCTTTAGACACCATCGGCAGCCTCAGTAACCGCTGGTCCTACGGTTTTGCATACGGTTCTGTGTCCTTCTCCGTCCTGCTACTCTTCTCTGAAACATACATCCCCTTTACTGTTCCATCCTGGGCAAGAGGTATTCAGATTCTATACTCACACGTGTTCATCCAACATATAGAAATGAATATTCTAACAGATGCTGATTATTATCCTCAGCTATCGTGTATCTAGTTGGAGCTTTAGAGGTGGGCCTGGTGTATTTCCCCTTCTTTGCCTGTCTGTCCACACCTTTCAGAACACATGGAGCCGTGTTGGGAATACTCTACTCTCTGGCTTGGTAAACATCCATTCATATTATATTCATCCATCTAGTAAATTATATGAAAATCTTTATGAAGTCTCCCTGATTGTCATAGGATAACTACTATGGTCTGGGATACTTTCACCTGTCCTGCTGGTAAGGTAAGCACCGCACACGTTTCTGTGTGGCCTGTGAGGTTTCAGTCCAAACCAGAATAGAGtacagaaaaattaatttatgaggAGTTTGATCAATGCCTGATGATTTTTGTATGTGTGATTTTAAAGATTCTGGGTAAATACCAGAAAATAATTGTCCAGTGGCCCTGCATCCTcgccctcatcttcctcttgggGCGATACATCTACATGCTGGTTAAAGATGTTCGAATACATCTACAGCTGGAAGTGGAGGTCAGCATGTTTAATGTGCTGTGGTGAAACCATTGACATTTGGGATTTTATTTATCATATCAAGATTGTGTgtattgtcttttttgtttcacaaaaacaaatttgggAGTGTACCTTACGAGAAATGTAGCCTaaggggatttttttaaattagatttttataTTAGTATTGATTGAATCTTCTGTTAGGAGCCAGGAGAGCTGATTGACCAGCACCAGGTGCAGCATGTTAGGAGCTTGCTGAAGAATACACCTGCAAAcaggtagaacacacacacgctcatacACATGTACACTAAAGCCACTTTAAAGTATTTCTTGTGCAGCTTCCAGTGATTTTCATTTCCGTTGCATATACGGGGAaccactttaaaaaacaaatctatAAATAATTAGGAGCAGCTCAAAGCAAAgttcatgtaaataaaatccattttcaGCATTTAGCATTAATTGGACTAAAATATTGAAAACTGATTTGAAACTGGGGTGTCAGTGGAGATGTATTCAATTTACAGAATCTTTTTATCATCATTTCAGTAGGAAGAGACTTCATGGGCTTTTTTCAGGACAGTATTGTTAgaataaaacattcagattcAAGTCACGTGGATGATGTCACACCGTAACCACACAGATAGTTTGAGCCTCATGTCTGTACTCCAGAAAGGCCCTCAGCTGGTTCCAGAGAAGAGTCTATGAATCGGACCCCTGCTTCAAGTTCCCCAACAGGATCATCGGCACAGCCGTTATTTCCCTAATAGGCCTTTATACGGTACAACGGCATATGtcttacattattattatattattacattatattatattattacacatTCAGATATGACACAAACaggttgtctgttttttgtgcTGAAGGTATTAATCTGACCTTTATCATTTCTCCAGATGACCCTGGCAGACTACAGTCTCAGTAATATGGCTTTTGACCAAGCAGAGGGTTGGAAGAATACCCTCAAAGATGTGGTTATTTCCTGTAACCAGTCTGAAGTTCTGGGAGCCATGATCCCACCATTAGAAGAATTAATTGAAGTGGCAAGAAGTGAGTATCACCAGAGGTCATTGTCATCTCAACCTTTATACCCAATGGGAATGTATTTCTGGATCCAACATAAATCCAAACCAACATCATGTAAACACAATAAAGTATTAAAAGTgattgaaaatatttgttttatttcagcatCTTGGCTAGCTACCACCATATTTGCTAGTCTCAACTCTGTTGCGTACTCCTTCCACATATTGGTGTGTTACAGGTAATAAATCTAATGAAATGCTTTCAAAGTTTTGAGCAAGTTTGAGCAAGAATGTTTAGATGAGTTAAtggtttgtcaaaaaaaaaaaaaaaacatcttaactTGACGTGTTCTACTGTCACCATagaaaacatctgaaaagactATGGAAAGGGCAGAAAGGGTTTCTTCCTGAGAAGTTCCACAACCCCAGTTCAGCTGTCAGCGTAgtaagcagcacacacacattctcccacacacacacattcagcagATCTCCAATCCAATTTCAGCTCGGCACAAAATACTCAAAATAAGCGTTTCTGTGTTAGTCGTCATCA carries:
- the stra6l gene encoding STRA6-like, with the protein product MTGVPGEQVVPTVQDCQNEISVDLFLHFSLIPAVLITGVLSFLQKRNKTLAIDHRLPFLGRRFAIVVPLDTIGSLSNRWSYGFAYGSVSFSVLLLFSETYIPFTVPSWARAIVYLVGALEVGLVYFPFFACLSTPFRTHGAVLGILYSLAWITTMVWDTFTCPAGKILGKYQKIIVQWPCILALIFLLGRYIYMLVKDVRIHLQLEVEEPGELIDQHQVQHVRSLLKNTPANRKALSWFQRRVYESDPCFKFPNRIIGTAVISLIGLYTMTLADYSLSNMAFDQAEGWKNTLKDVVISCNQSEVLGAMIPPLEELIEVARTSWLATTIFASLNSVAYSFHILVCYRKHLKRLWKGQKGFLPEKFHNPSSAVSVASITRYSGWQIAFTLWGYLIVHFVYFLFALFFAYVLVLPIKNGKTLVMLSNLGIILLTIGLVIALVILQVGLVHIFFLQDKVSPTDKHKPLALNNRKAFHCFNYFFFFYNVVMGISNCILRLLFSIVTGTWLVSRIDRTIMQRGYESMDAGYSTWVGMIFADHYHNNPVMVCFCQLLVSNTQERHTAALYFTFSSAPSVSNPARRRWKLFYTLLRNPHLIPLRKHHLSSSASSPLTASPPQTVFQAWVMASQKQTQEVSQSLPDTDVTAEEDC
- the spink4 gene encoding serine peptidase inhibitor, Kazal type 4 encodes the protein MMAGRAVFLGLLLICVISVAEINGQVREPSCPDLAEINACPMNLAPVCGTDGNTYDNECALCVHKQRVKMVILIAKDGHC